The following coding sequences lie in one Silvanigrella aquatica genomic window:
- the rsgA gene encoding ribosome small subunit-dependent GTPase A yields MARIKNFVAHDDKRDNLKKIEKIKKEKRSVRGRVVDDWIIDAPNAHQSKSEIQATIEDLYTKGMRRGRVIEVQKRNVFIAEENEKGMPETENLWLCSVAKRHFQRAHRERNFVVVGDRVLFEPSAELQFDDEGQPVDTDLPRGVVQHSFARTSKISRKDPMRPDWEHVMLANIDLVAIVASVLHPEVRWGLIDRFLVQAEMEKIPVVIILNKVDLLSNEKLASKEFVEIYKRRVEIYRNIGYDVVELCALKPKKNPESVKHLRKLFKGKLVGFAGHSGVGKSSILNLMKPEFEQIVDENPDIFYKGRHTTTYNSLLQLDIGAYAIDTPGIRSFHISNYDPISLSYCFPEFRPFKCKYRECAHDHEPQCGIKQAVSEEKISPERYRSYLGILKGLSFREGEGDSTDATMIADLKAREQKRDEELAKEESLLNQDLKS; encoded by the coding sequence TTGGCTCGCATCAAAAACTTTGTCGCACATGATGACAAGCGTGACAATTTAAAAAAAATTGAGAAAATAAAAAAAGAAAAAAGATCTGTTCGTGGCCGTGTGGTTGATGACTGGATAATTGATGCTCCCAATGCGCATCAATCGAAATCAGAAATACAAGCCACCATTGAAGATCTTTACACAAAAGGCATGCGTCGCGGTCGTGTGATTGAAGTGCAAAAAAGAAATGTTTTTATTGCTGAGGAAAATGAAAAAGGGATGCCGGAAACGGAAAATCTTTGGCTTTGTTCTGTTGCAAAAAGACATTTTCAAAGAGCTCACCGCGAGCGTAACTTTGTTGTTGTGGGTGATCGTGTTTTATTCGAGCCAAGTGCGGAATTGCAATTTGACGATGAGGGACAGCCGGTTGATACCGATTTACCTCGTGGAGTTGTGCAACACTCCTTTGCCAGAACAAGCAAAATTTCAAGAAAAGACCCCATGCGTCCTGACTGGGAGCATGTGATGTTAGCAAATATCGATCTTGTTGCAATTGTGGCGTCTGTTTTGCATCCTGAAGTGCGCTGGGGACTTATTGATCGTTTTTTAGTGCAAGCAGAAATGGAAAAAATTCCTGTTGTTATTATTTTAAATAAAGTCGATTTATTAAGTAACGAAAAACTAGCAAGTAAAGAATTTGTTGAAATTTATAAGCGCCGTGTAGAAATCTATCGTAATATTGGCTATGATGTTGTTGAATTATGTGCTTTAAAACCTAAGAAAAACCCTGAAAGTGTGAAGCATTTAAGAAAATTATTTAAAGGGAAATTAGTGGGTTTCGCCGGACATTCGGGCGTTGGTAAAAGCAGTATTTTAAATTTAATGAAACCTGAGTTTGAGCAAATAGTAGACGAAAATCCTGATATTTTTTACAAAGGCCGTCATACAACAACGTACAATAGTTTGTTGCAATTAGATATTGGTGCTTATGCTATTGATACCCCAGGTATTCGTTCTTTTCATATTAGTAATTACGATCCCATTTCATTAAGTTATTGTTTCCCCGAATTTCGTCCTTTTAAATGCAAATACCGTGAGTGTGCTCATGATCACGAACCTCAATGCGGAATTAAACAGGCCGTCTCTGAGGAAAAAATATCGCCAGAACGTTATCGCAGTTACCTTGGCATATTAAAAGGCTTAAGCTTTAGAGAAGGCGAAGGAGATTCCACCGATGCCACAATGATTGCCGATTTAAAAGCCCGCGAACAAAAGCGTGATGAAGAATTAGCAAAAGAAGAATCTCTTTTAAATCAAGATTTAAAGTCTTAA
- a CDS encoding NAD(P)-binding protein produces the protein MDILTNPEFVIVGGGISGLLLALRLSRDPKKRERGIHLIEKQPQLGGRFFFSSTFKFTGKNSEEISQEINENAFKNLYLSGPGFESMEAGTLEALYRHVESHLTEDEKNQIEEILIQDNSLDFNKINKCYIVKKEFVSEVDLFSGSSEIFTKKDSELFKSLVFDFYNSNHLNEDNNSQAKDFTIFEKSTFWNECGKGTKETFAPILTSLVGPQWEKATFQYVCKALYDFFSNHKNTIPPSFFRKKGLEFAIEKILRHRGVIIRTLCEVVRVHYNKVTKFQLLLSDEIQPLNKILKCSKLILAIPLVKCLGLLPKENFSPSQSRFVSKVRPVSLVISEISDFLSVKSEQWPEQSGSGDRLVFPVERAQGFVTHDGRILFSTKLEYEESLQAPSVREAISRLRRAAARVLKSEFAEEFKKGARIPQNKLLERIVLLPVAFTIPCDMSPQIEVKETKMGIEGLYCCGDSFPGFASEPWKMVVSSVHDVAMQLNS, from the coding sequence ATGGATATTTTAACAAATCCTGAATTTGTGATTGTTGGTGGTGGTATTTCTGGATTATTACTTGCTTTAAGGTTATCCCGTGATCCTAAGAAAAGGGAGCGGGGAATTCATTTAATTGAAAAGCAGCCGCAATTGGGAGGGCGCTTTTTTTTCTCTTCCACTTTTAAATTTACAGGTAAAAATTCTGAAGAAATTAGTCAGGAAATAAATGAAAATGCTTTTAAAAATCTTTATTTAAGTGGTCCAGGATTTGAATCTATGGAAGCAGGTACTTTGGAAGCACTTTATAGGCACGTTGAATCTCATTTAACTGAAGATGAAAAAAACCAAATTGAAGAGATTTTAATTCAAGACAATTCCCTTGATTTTAATAAAATAAACAAATGTTACATTGTAAAAAAAGAATTTGTCTCTGAAGTCGATTTATTTTCGGGGTCAAGCGAAATCTTTACCAAAAAAGATTCGGAATTATTTAAATCGTTAGTATTTGATTTTTACAATTCCAACCATTTAAATGAGGATAATAACTCACAAGCAAAAGATTTTACTATTTTTGAGAAATCTACTTTTTGGAATGAATGTGGCAAAGGCACTAAAGAAACTTTTGCTCCTATACTCACGTCCCTAGTGGGGCCTCAATGGGAAAAAGCAACATTTCAATATGTATGCAAAGCATTATATGATTTTTTTTCAAATCATAAAAATACAATTCCCCCTTCATTCTTTCGAAAAAAAGGGCTTGAATTTGCTATAGAAAAGATTTTAAGACATCGTGGCGTGATCATTCGCACTTTATGCGAGGTGGTACGTGTTCATTATAATAAAGTAACAAAATTTCAATTGCTTTTATCTGATGAAATTCAGCCTTTAAATAAAATATTAAAGTGTTCAAAATTAATTTTGGCAATACCCCTTGTAAAATGTTTAGGGTTGTTACCCAAAGAAAATTTTTCGCCCAGTCAATCACGATTTGTTTCCAAGGTTCGTCCTGTTTCTTTAGTGATATCTGAAATTTCAGATTTTTTATCGGTTAAATCGGAGCAATGGCCTGAACAAAGCGGGTCGGGTGACAGACTTGTGTTTCCTGTTGAAAGAGCACAGGGTTTTGTGACCCATGATGGCCGCATTTTATTTTCGACAAAATTAGAGTATGAGGAGTCTTTGCAGGCGCCTTCTGTCCGTGAAGCTATTTCCAGGTTACGGCGTGCAGCAGCACGTGTTTTAAAATCCGAGTTTGCCGAGGAATTTAAAAAGGGAGCTCGTATTCCGCAAAATAAATTATTAGAGCGCATTGTTTTACTTCCCGTTGCTTTTACAATTCCTTGTGACATGTCGCCACAAATTGAAGTTAAAGAAACAAAAATGGGTATTGAAGGTCTTTATTGTTGCGGAGATAGTTTTCCAGGTTTTGCATCAGAACCTTGGAAAATGGTGGTGAGTAGTGTTCATGATGTTGCTATGCAGCTCAATTCTTAA
- a CDS encoding peptide ABC transporter substrate-binding protein: MNYYSKIISLGFATVLATQYSHALPANAKLAKVQMLNIGIGEEPKSLDPQKCNESTCTTIVRQIFEGLIQANQEGKIVPASAESWKISADGKIYTFQLRKNLKWSDGSPITANDFVYSLRRLVDPKIASEQSSLLEFVVNAKEIVDGKKVPNTLGVKALNNQTLEFVLTQPTASFFENLTVTNTFPVQEKNVEKFQDSFTQVGNLVSNGAFKLTYRKVGDKVTVERNSNYWNNKETYLEKANFYSVVDQNSEFTLYETGQLDLTSTIPVNQYKQIKHKYGAELVNQPYLACYNYVFNNEKPPFNNSNLRQALSIAIDRDAVANSVLGMGQKPLYDPVPYGLKNYTQSKVYWHNWPRAKQLEEARKLYQEAGYSESKPLTLHILYNTSEAHRKIATAVASMWKTNLGINVITENEEWKTMLDKRSKGQFEVLRMGNVANINDASDFLNPYRSNDLSNDAKYRNPEYDAIVNKALQEMDLAKRKSLFEKASQIILKDAPVATIYSYVSSYLIKPYVLGLKKNNMDKFVLAGVYISDRKAID, from the coding sequence ATGAATTATTATTCTAAAATCATTTCATTGGGTTTTGCTACAGTTTTAGCAACGCAATATTCACATGCGCTTCCTGCAAATGCGAAGCTTGCCAAAGTACAAATGTTAAATATTGGCATTGGAGAAGAGCCAAAATCCCTCGATCCACAAAAATGCAATGAGTCGACTTGTACGACCATAGTAAGACAAATTTTTGAAGGACTTATTCAAGCCAATCAAGAGGGAAAAATAGTTCCCGCCTCAGCAGAAAGTTGGAAAATTAGTGCCGATGGAAAAATATATACCTTTCAATTGAGAAAAAATTTAAAATGGTCTGACGGTTCTCCAATTACAGCAAATGATTTTGTTTATTCCCTGCGCCGTTTAGTTGATCCTAAAATAGCATCGGAGCAATCCTCTCTTCTTGAATTTGTTGTGAATGCAAAAGAAATTGTTGACGGAAAAAAAGTACCAAATACTCTTGGTGTGAAAGCTCTTAATAACCAAACACTCGAATTTGTTTTGACGCAACCGACAGCGTCATTTTTTGAAAATTTAACAGTAACAAATACCTTTCCTGTGCAAGAAAAAAATGTTGAAAAATTTCAGGATTCTTTTACGCAAGTTGGAAATTTAGTTTCTAATGGCGCATTTAAGTTAACGTATAGAAAAGTAGGCGATAAAGTTACTGTTGAACGCAATTCAAATTATTGGAATAATAAAGAAACATATCTTGAAAAAGCAAACTTTTATTCTGTTGTCGATCAGAATTCGGAATTTACCTTGTATGAAACAGGTCAATTAGATTTAACTTCGACAATTCCAGTAAATCAATATAAACAAATTAAACATAAATATGGTGCTGAACTTGTCAATCAACCTTATTTAGCTTGCTATAATTATGTTTTTAATAATGAAAAACCACCCTTTAATAATTCTAATTTACGTCAAGCATTAAGCATCGCAATTGATCGTGACGCTGTTGCGAATTCTGTATTGGGGATGGGGCAAAAACCTCTGTATGACCCAGTTCCTTATGGCTTAAAAAATTACACCCAAAGTAAGGTTTATTGGCATAATTGGCCCCGTGCAAAACAGTTAGAAGAAGCCAGAAAGTTATATCAAGAGGCAGGATATTCAGAGAGTAAGCCATTAACATTACATATTTTGTATAATACCAGCGAAGCACATCGCAAAATTGCCACAGCGGTAGCCTCAATGTGGAAAACAAATTTAGGAATTAATGTAATTACGGAAAATGAAGAGTGGAAAACCATGCTCGATAAACGCAGTAAAGGACAATTCGAAGTTTTGAGAATGGGCAATGTTGCTAATATTAACGATGCCAGTGACTTCCTAAACCCTTACCGTAGCAATGATCTCTCAAATGATGCTAAATATAGAAATCCAGAATATGATGCCATTGTGAATAAAGCATTGCAGGAAATGGATTTGGCAAAACGAAAATCTTTATTTGAAAAAGCATCGCAAATTATTTTAAAAGATGCCCCTGTGGCAACAATTTATAGCTATGTCTCTTCATATTTAATTAAACCATATGTGTTGGGACTAAAGAAAAATAATATGGATAAATTTGTTCTTGCAGGAGTTTATATTTCAGATAGAAAAGCTATTGATTGA
- a CDS encoding rhodanese-related sulfurtransferase, protein MQQQTPSPDLPFVNIAYYKFVNIIDPQALREVLLNLCNSLNIKGTIILAEEGINSCLVGSPEGIDSYIEFMHNHEYFSDVEFKKSYSDHIPFRRMIIKVKQEIIPMGMESIKPAHFTGKYVDALELKKWLDEGEELVILDTRNDYEVELGTFRNAIDPKLKKFRDFPEWIRDNFKEYKSKKVVTFCTGGIRCEKATAFMRQEGFEEVYQIQGGILKYFEETLKEAPNEDNHYDGDCFVFDYRVAVDKQLNESKYEICYSCWTPLKQDDLKSPMYKADHHCPHCYDKFHEREARRKNTMLENNMRALKVRQERAKQVREKWEKGLL, encoded by the coding sequence ATGCAACAACAAACACCCTCTCCCGATCTTCCTTTTGTCAATATTGCTTATTACAAATTTGTGAATATTATAGATCCTCAAGCGCTGCGCGAAGTTCTCCTCAATTTATGCAATAGTTTAAATATCAAAGGAACTATTATTTTAGCTGAAGAAGGAATTAATTCTTGCCTTGTGGGCTCACCTGAAGGCATTGATTCCTATATTGAATTTATGCACAACCACGAATATTTTTCCGATGTAGAATTTAAAAAAAGTTATAGCGATCACATTCCATTTCGCCGCATGATTATCAAGGTGAAACAAGAAATCATTCCTATGGGCATGGAATCTATTAAACCAGCTCATTTTACAGGAAAATATGTTGATGCCCTAGAACTCAAAAAATGGCTGGATGAAGGCGAGGAACTCGTTATTCTTGATACCCGCAATGACTACGAAGTAGAATTGGGAACATTTCGTAACGCCATCGATCCCAAACTCAAAAAATTCCGTGATTTTCCTGAATGGATAAGAGACAATTTCAAAGAATATAAATCGAAGAAAGTTGTTACTTTTTGCACAGGAGGCATTCGCTGCGAAAAAGCCACTGCTTTCATGCGCCAAGAAGGCTTTGAAGAAGTGTACCAAATTCAAGGTGGCATTTTAAAGTACTTTGAAGAAACACTTAAAGAAGCACCAAATGAAGACAATCATTACGACGGCGACTGTTTTGTTTTTGATTATCGTGTTGCAGTCGATAAACAATTAAATGAATCAAAATATGAAATTTGTTACTCGTGCTGGACTCCTTTAAAACAAGATGATTTAAAAAGTCCCATGTATAAAGCGGATCATCATTGTCCTCATTGCTATGATAAATTTCATGAACGTGAGGCTCGTCGTAAAAACACCATGCTTGAAAACAATATGAGAGCATTAAAAGTACGCCAAGAAAGAGCAAAGCAAGTTCGCGAAAAATGGGAGAAAGGACTCCTTTAA